From a region of the Pseudomonadaceae bacterium SI-3 genome:
- a CDS encoding transcriptional regulator, whose product MDAASEIDMQALRSSAAQACGLLKVLGNPDRLLLLCQLTQGEYCVGDLATQTGITQPTLSQQLTVLRHNGMVSTRREGKQVYYGIASPQAMEVMQVLYKLYCKAPHVEENVSEP is encoded by the coding sequence ATGGACGCTGCGTCAGAAATCGATATGCAAGCGCTTCGTAGCAGTGCAGCGCAGGCCTGCGGTTTGCTCAAGGTTTTGGGTAACCCCGACCGGTTGCTGCTGTTGTGCCAACTGACTCAGGGCGAGTACTGCGTGGGCGATCTGGCGACCCAGACGGGCATCACTCAGCCGACCCTTTCTCAGCAACTGACCGTGCTGCGGCATAACGGCATGGTCAGCACCCGTCGCGAAGGCAAGCAGGTCTACTACGGCATCGCCAGTCCACAAGCGATGGAGGTCATGCAGGTGTTGTACAAGCTGTACTGTAAAGCGCCTCACGTCGAGGAGAACGTCAGCGAGCCTTGA